The DNA sequence GGCGTGGGTGAGGGACAACAGACCCAACTTGGACAAGAAAGAAGCGAAGGATGGACCTGGAAGAGACTTGGTGAAAACGTCGGCGAGCTGCAACTTGCCAGGTATATGCGAGGGAAGGATAAAGCCAGACTTAAACTTGTCACGGACCAAATGACAATGAATCTCCAAATGTTTCGTCCGTTCGTGAAAGACAGGGTTAGCTACAATGTGCAAGGCAGCCTGGTTGTCACAGAACAAGGAAATTGGGGTTGAAACAGTGATATGAAAATCTTGAAGAAGAGAAGCCAGCCACTGAACCTCACATACGGTGGCTCCTAAGCTACGGTATTCCGCTTCAGCAGTTGATCGAGAAACCGTAGATTGCTTCTTCGTCTTCCAGGAAATGAGAGCATCACCCAAGAATATACAATAACCGGTAAGAGAACGGCGAGTGTCCACACAACTCGCCCAATCGGCATCGCAATAGGCTGTGAGTACAGAAGAAGCAGTAGTAGGGATGAACAAGCCCAAGTCTGGGCAGCCGGCTAAGTAACGTACAAGATGAAGGGCAGCATCCATGTGAATTTGGCAGGGCGCATGGACGAATTGGCTTAATTGTTGAGCAGCATAGGAGATATCCGGACGAGTGAACCCCAAGTAGAGAAGACGACCTACAAGTCTGCGAAATGGCTCTGGATCATCCAAGGTAGGAGAAGACTGAGAGGACAGCTTCAAACCGAGAGGAAGAGGCGTGGGAGCTGGCTTACATTGACCAAAACCTGCATCAGCAACAATGTCAcgaatatatttatgttgtgTAACTGAGGTACCCGAAGGCGAACGGGCGATCTCCAAGCCAAGAAAGTACTTGGCATAGCCAAGGTCCTTGATGCTAAAAGCAGTATCCAAGAACATCTTAACCTCCTGGATGAGTGATTCAGAGGGTCCTGTGATCAGCAAATCGTCAACATAgaccaataaaaaaatgagtgaAGTGCCAGAGCCCTTAATAAACAGACAGTAATCATTCAATGACTGAGCAAAATCAAACTGAAGTAGTTTATTCGTGAGTTCTTGATTCCATTGGCGAGATGCCTGTTTTAAACCATATAAGGAACGCTTTAACCTGCAGCATTTTCCGGAAGGAATATCATACCCAGCTGGTGCCTCCATGTAAATATCTTCCTCAAGAAAACCATGAAGAAAAGCGTTATTGATGTCGACTTGATGAATGGGCCAGTGAGAACCTGTGGCCACTGTCAAGAACACCCGGACTGTGACGACTTTGGCAACTGGAGAGAATCGATCGAAGTAATCCACCCCTTCAACTTGACTGTACCCTTTCGCAACCAACCTCGCCTTATAATGCTCCACACTCCCATCAGGATTGAGCTTGACCTTGTAGACCCACTTACATCCAATTAGCCGTTTGTTTGGAGGTAAGTCAGTCACTTCCCACGTCTGATTCTGTTCCAAAGCCAAAAGCTCATTCTGCATAGCTTGTTGCCACTCAACCGAATCCTTCGCCTGGTTGTAACACCGAGGCTCACGAATGGTAGACAAAGCAGCCTGAAAACCACTGTGAGATGAAGTGAAAGCACAAGTAGAGTTATGAGAGGAATGACAAATGAAATCATGAAGCCAAGCAGGTGGTTGGCTGACCCTAAGAGATCGCCGAAGACGAGGAGGTGAAGAAGGGGCTGCAACATGCAGTGGAGTAGTGGAATCAGTAGGATGCAGTGGAGTAGTGGAATCAGTAGTGGGCACAGATGAATCATGAGTACTACAAGGGGATTGAATAGTAGACGGTGGTGCAGGGGCCAAGAAGGAGTCAGAGTCGAAGGAAGGAAGAGGTATAGTGGGCTGTATTTGCTTTGCTGCAATAGACTTGAAGGGAAATACAGTTTCATGAAAACGGACATCTCGTGAGATAAGTGTTCTGTGATTACGAAAATCAAAAACCTTATACCCTTTTTAATGAGGGACATAGCCTAGAAAAACACATTCAAAGGCTCGACAATCAAATTTGGATTTACTAGGATAGAAATTGGAGGCAAAACAAAGACAACCGAAGGACTTAAGGTGCTCATAGGTAGGAGGTGTGTTGTGGAGCACCTCAAATGGTGATTTCCAGTTTAGAGTGGGAGTGGGAAGTTTATTGATAATATGTGTGGCTGTTAAGATAGAATCTCCCCAGAAAATATTGGGAAGATGGGATTGAAACATGAGTGCACGAGCTACCTCTAGCAAATGTCTATGCTTGCGCTCTACTACCCCATTTTGTTGGGGCGTGTAAGTGCAAGATTTTTTATGCAAGACACCCTGATTTCGAAAAAATGATTCGCAACAGGAGCTTACAAATTCTGAACCGTTATCAGTTCGAacacttttaattttgcagCTGAATTGAGTAAGAATTTGGGCAAAGAAGGTAGTCAAGGTTACAAAGGTTTGGGATTTATGACGCATGAGAAATGTCCATGTGGCCCGAGAAAAATCGTCAACGATTGTCAGAACATAGTGAGCTCCTGACATTGTAGCCTGTTTATACGGGCCCCAAAAGATCAAAACAAGACACAGTTTTAGTAGTACTTAAGCAAAAAGGAATACGAGTCTGTTTGGCTAGAGGACAAATGTTACAAACATGCTCTTTATGAGGTGCAGAAATTTGCAATGTAGCAATTCGTTTCATTACATCGGGAGAGGAATGGCCCAATCTTTGGTGCCATAGAATGAAGTCATCATTATCAGTGACACATGATGAAGGCAAACTATGTGCAGCAGCTGAAAAAATGTGTGCAGAAACAGAGGTAAAGGAGAGTGGTTCCAAGTAGTAGAGATGCTTATGTTGCTTTCCTATGGCCAAGACTCGATCAGACTTCAGGTCCTGCAGCACGCAAAAGGAgttatgaaatgaaaaactaaGATTAAGCGAACTGCATAGCTGAGAAACGGAAAGAAGATTATGTGTGAAACTGGGCACAAGAAGCACATTCGTAAGGATGAACTTGGAACATAGCTGAATGTCACCACATTGTGTGGCCAAGGTAATGCTATTATCAGGTAGGTGGATGCGTTTAGGAGTTTTGAGGACGGTGAGGGAGTGGAATAACTTCACGTCACCACACATGTGGCAGGTGGCTCCTGTGTCTACAATCCAAGAGTTAGCATTACAACCAGTCAAAGCAGAATACTCCATAGTCATACCTGCCATTTCATCGACTTGTGCAAGGTGAACGTTCACTGGATCTTGgggaattttattttggaccATACGTAATGCGTCCAACAATTCAGACATTAACTGAACACCATTGGAATTGGAAGCTTCAATTGAGGATTGTGTTGCATCTACCAGGCATAAGCTCGCCCATTGCTGCTCTGTTTCTTCCTCTGATCACGTAATTCTTTGTACCAATCCGGAAAACCGTGATGCTTAAAGCAGGATTCCTTACTATGTCCATTTCGGTTGCAGTGTTCACAAAAGAGACGTCGCTTATCCAATGGTCCCTTACCATTTCTAGCAAAGTTCTTTAGACTACTGTTATGTTTATATTCATATGCTTTCATAGCAGAGGCCTCACCTGCATCTGAGTATTCCGAGTTCACCATTCGTTGTCTCTCCACCCGCAATACCATGGAATAAGCTTTGTTAACAAGCGGAAGCGGTTCAAGTACTAAAATCTGACTACGTATAGTATCGTATGAATCGTTTAGTCCCATAAGGAACTGTATCAATTGACTTGCATCATTTTGCTCTGCCTTAGTTTTGTTACAGCCACAAACACACAGGCCACAGGAACAGATAGCCGGAGGCATCAAACAAACGAGTTCATCCCATAGTTGTTTTAGTTTCGTGTAATATACAGTCACGCTCATGTTTCCTTGTGAAATTGAGCTGATTTCTCGTTGTAACTTGTAAAGCAACGTTCCGTCACATTCGCCATAACGTGCTTCAAGTTCCATCCACAAGTCTCTAGATGAATTCGCGTACAGGTATGCATTCACTAGATCCTTGGAGATAGTGTTCAAAATCCAAGTTCTCACTGTACAATCCGTGATTCTCCATTGCTTGTACTGTGGAGTTCCAATTGCAGGTCTTAGAGCCGAGCCGTCAATGAAACCCAACTTATCCTTGCTTTCCAACGCCATACGCACGGATCGACTCCATGACAACCAATTACCGCCACTGAAGGGAGCAGAAACCATGATCATACCTTGTGATTCCACGGTCGACATTCTCATCGTCGGATGCTCGCTTCCAACACCAGATGTTGTGAAAGGCACCTCGGGTATTTCAGATGATAAACTCGTCATTCTCAGGATCTACAGAGAATGAAATCAAAGAGGATAAAACAAACAGTATGCAGAGACCATCAAATTGATGGTTCTGATACCATGATAAAATCCAATGCGAATCGCCCCATATGCAGTGAAGTGATTTGCAGATTATGGAGAAACAGAATCTGGTTCTTCATTCattcagaaagaaaattacagCAGCTTCTCGttaaatatacatacagaAGGCGCAAACTAATCTAACTGACTAACCAACCAACTGCCACGTCATGTGCCAACTAATCAGCTTACACTAACTAGAAAAAAACGTACAAGTGAAAAATGCGATTATATACAgtcacaaaaaagaagaaacagagaaTGAAGGAGCAGAAACAGAGTTTGCTGCTGAAGCTGCTGCCACGGACTGAGTTGATGCTGGATCAGATTGCAACAGTCTATCTATCGGAATTCTATTGCAAAAAATCTGGtggttatattttttcatcagaattttgttataaatatttttttgttccaCTTTATTCGTCGCTAATGCTGTGGGAAACTAAAACAGTAACgattttttgttggaaattCCGTTGCTAAAAAGCCCTATTTGTTTTGTAGGGTTAGACAATATCAATaccaaaaacatatatatttaaaacacaaCTTAACGATTATATCCATATTTCATGGCCAGTACTGAAATTAACTCTAAATTAGCTATCTTGAAATTCAACTAGGTTCCACTTttgtcaataattaattttgaaaaaaactgCAATTTTTGTCTTGTTGGTTAGGTGAGTCGCAATTTCAgtcctatttaaattaaaattcgcaatttgatcttataattttagaaaaggtGCCAATGTTAGTGCTAATGACGTGGATTATGTCGGCTAAATCAGcgaaaatgactaaaattgctacaatttttaaaattacgagATCAAAGTacgaattttaatttgaataggaCCAAAACTTCAATTCTTAacttacaagactaaaattgtattttttccttaattttgataatttcgACAATTGACCAAATACCCTTAAATGAACATAATTACATGAATATTTTACCAATCAAAAGCTTAAAACAAtcccaaaagaaaattcataaaatttacaaaaaaatagattagaTAATTTGCTACATTTAGATGATCACATGATTAATTGAGACATCAATTCTATACTTTCTCAAGATCACATAATTCACAACAAAGTAGAAacta is a window from the Sesamum indicum cultivar Zhongzhi No. 13 linkage group LG15, S_indicum_v1.0, whole genome shotgun sequence genome containing:
- the LOC105178432 gene encoding uncharacterized protein LOC105178432, with product MTSLSSEIPEVPFTTSGVGSEHPTMRMSTVESQGMIMVSAPFSGGNWLSWSRSVRMALESKDKLGFIDGSALRPAIGTPQYKQWRITDCTVRTWILNTISKDLVNAYLYANSSRDLWMELEARYGECDGTLLYKLQREISSISQGNMSVTVYYTKLKQLWDELVCLMPPAICSCGLCVCGCNKTKAEQNDASQLIQFLMGLNDSYDTIRSQILVLEPLPLVNKAYSMVLRVERQRMVNSEYSDAGEASAMKAYEYKHNSSLKNFARNGKGPLDKRRLFCEHCNRNGHSKESCFKHHGFPDWYKELRDQRKKQSSNGRAYAW